One window from the genome of uncultured Cohaesibacter sp. encodes:
- a CDS encoding regulatory protein GemA yields the protein MVRHSSAALAKIHIAKKDLGLDEATYRSLLMRITGKDSAGQMSEPQRESVLTEMRRLGWKPKSGGKLRPTSSKPYVRLMYAIAKNIDKTGYWKLPYKDALRAFVKAETGIDNPEWLTFEQASPVIEALKTIERRA from the coding sequence ATGGTTCGGCATAGCTCGGCAGCACTTGCCAAAATTCATATTGCGAAGAAGGATCTGGGGCTGGACGAGGCCACCTACCGCTCGCTGCTGATGCGTATCACCGGCAAAGACAGTGCAGGCCAGATGTCCGAACCCCAGCGCGAATCCGTGCTTACAGAAATGCGCCGCCTCGGCTGGAAACCGAAGTCGGGAGGCAAGCTCCGCCCAACTTCTTCCAAACCCTATGTCCGGCTCATGTATGCCATCGCCAAAAACATCGATAAGACTGGCTACTGGAAGCTGCCTTACAAAGATGCCCTGCGGGCCTTTGTCAAGGCAGAAACCGGCATCGACAATCCGGAATGGTTGACCTTCGAGCAGGCCAGCCCGGTGATTGAAGCTCTCAAGACGATTGAACGGAGGGCCTGA
- a CDS encoding ATP-binding protein, producing the protein MRNVFVETSNVSRFLSALDRLSQRGAEEACLVVVDGAPGLGKTTTLKHWVAQTGSVYLRAKKEWTPNWFMTELLESLRVTPPHAFQKKYKLALEELASRQASAQMANRTFGLVIDEADHVSSKSPILETIRDISDMIELPTILVGMGKVNDNLKRFPQVSSRVSQKVRFENCSEDDVSALINGRCEVPVASDLVKFTLKASGGYNREILEAIANIERFGLRNEPDEAGLTMADMAGETLLIDRQRNQPITIPEVL; encoded by the coding sequence ATGCGGAATGTCTTTGTCGAGACCAGCAATGTCTCGCGGTTCCTTTCAGCCCTCGACAGGCTCAGCCAGCGCGGAGCCGAAGAAGCCTGCCTGGTGGTGGTCGACGGTGCGCCTGGTCTCGGCAAAACCACAACGCTGAAGCATTGGGTGGCCCAGACCGGGAGTGTCTATCTTCGGGCCAAGAAGGAATGGACGCCCAACTGGTTCATGACCGAGTTGCTGGAAAGCCTGCGGGTGACACCGCCTCACGCCTTCCAGAAGAAATACAAGCTGGCCCTTGAAGAGTTGGCCAGCCGACAGGCTTCTGCCCAGATGGCCAACCGGACCTTCGGGCTGGTTATCGATGAGGCCGATCACGTATCGAGCAAATCTCCCATTCTGGAAACCATCAGGGATATTTCCGACATGATCGAGTTGCCCACTATTCTGGTTGGAATGGGCAAGGTGAATGACAATCTCAAACGCTTCCCGCAGGTCTCTTCCCGCGTTTCTCAGAAGGTCCGCTTCGAGAATTGCTCCGAGGATGACGTATCAGCATTGATCAATGGGCGCTGTGAGGTGCCTGTTGCTTCTGACCTGGTCAAGTTCACCCTCAAGGCATCCGGTGGCTATAATCGGGAGATCCTTGAAGCTATAGCCAATATCGAACGCTTCGGTTTGCGCAATGAACCCGATGAGGCTGGTCTGACCATGGCCGACATGGCTGGCGAGACCTTGCTCATTGATCGTCAGCGCAACCAGCCCATCACCATCCCGGAGGTGTTGTGA
- a CDS encoding MarR family transcriptional regulator, whose amino-acid sequence MSVTAKILLEERVKLLGSKKAVADELEVSRTQISLYLSGKYEQAGGRVDRLEAKVIATYSNRILCPHLGRDITQTSCRECRTGPMPMSDPVQLKHWIACKSCPLNLAKQESAAC is encoded by the coding sequence ATGTCAGTGACAGCAAAGATCCTCCTTGAAGAAAGAGTGAAACTGCTTGGCTCGAAGAAAGCTGTGGCCGATGAATTGGAAGTCAGTCGCACCCAGATCAGCCTCTATCTGTCCGGCAAATATGAGCAGGCAGGTGGCCGGGTTGATCGGCTGGAGGCCAAGGTCATCGCCACCTACAGCAACCGGATACTCTGTCCTCATTTGGGGCGCGATATCACTCAGACCAGTTGCCGCGAGTGTCGCACTGGTCCGATGCCAATGTCTGATCCGGTTCAGCTCAAGCACTGGATTGCCTGCAAATCCTGCCCTCTTAATCTCGCCAAGCAGGAGAGTGCCGCATGTTGA
- the terL gene encoding phage terminase large subunit, whose translation MSKPKVQKQLKSREFLDGLSEMAEAFRLKIELEVEAFPIDPTLRAERLRRVQDPETGYRFFAETYFPHYLTSAPSLLHEHLYDNLPMLVATREGQKKLVIAPRGSAKSTHISLIFPLWCIVRGLKHYIVLIMDAFEQAAVMLEALKAELEVNPRLKYDFPDLFGQGRVWREGDIITRNNVKVEGFGTGKKIRGRRHGPYRPDLAILDDIENDENVASPKQRDKLESWIAKAVLKLGPTDGSMDVLYAGTVLHFDAVIVRYAKKPGWGVTELRAVLEWPDDMALWDEWEEIYLNEGEPEADAFYAANKEVMDKGAVLNWPANHTLIYLMKERAGDHAAFESVYQNKPLALDNPFQSITWWVRVNRDWLFFGAVDPSLGKNNRNRDPSAILVGAYDKESTILDIVEASIRRRVPDLIIDDIIAMQREYHCQMWFAEVVQFQEFLRTELMKRAAKAGLALPAYPVTPIIDKNLRIERLQIPISDGTIRLHKSQQTLIDQLQQWPMADHDDGPDCLEMLWKHAIEMAATTLSATSITTAAPISQGALGGYRL comes from the coding sequence ATGAGCAAGCCCAAGGTGCAAAAGCAGCTCAAATCAAGGGAGTTCCTCGACGGCCTCTCCGAGATGGCGGAAGCCTTCCGCCTGAAGATCGAGCTGGAAGTTGAAGCCTTCCCGATTGACCCCACACTGCGGGCCGAGCGCCTGAGACGGGTGCAGGATCCGGAGACCGGCTATCGCTTCTTTGCCGAGACCTATTTCCCGCATTATCTGACTTCGGCCCCATCGCTCCTGCATGAGCATCTCTATGACAATCTGCCAATGCTGGTCGCCACCAGGGAGGGGCAGAAGAAATTGGTCATCGCACCGCGTGGTTCGGCCAAATCCACCCATATCAGCCTGATCTTCCCGCTCTGGTGCATTGTACGAGGCCTCAAGCATTATATCGTCCTGATCATGGATGCGTTTGAGCAGGCCGCTGTCATGCTCGAAGCTCTGAAGGCCGAGCTGGAGGTCAATCCCCGTCTCAAATATGACTTTCCCGATCTCTTCGGGCAGGGCCGCGTCTGGCGCGAAGGCGATATCATCACCCGCAACAATGTGAAAGTTGAGGGCTTCGGCACCGGCAAGAAGATCCGAGGCCGCCGCCATGGCCCGTATCGTCCGGACCTGGCCATCCTTGATGATATCGAGAATGACGAGAATGTCGCCAGCCCCAAACAGCGCGACAAGCTGGAAAGCTGGATTGCCAAGGCCGTCCTCAAGCTTGGCCCGACCGATGGCTCCATGGATGTGCTCTATGCGGGCACCGTGCTGCATTTTGATGCGGTGATTGTCCGTTATGCCAAGAAGCCTGGCTGGGGCGTCACCGAGTTGCGCGCTGTCCTTGAATGGCCCGACGATATGGCGCTGTGGGACGAATGGGAAGAGATCTACCTCAATGAGGGCGAACCGGAGGCCGACGCCTTCTATGCGGCCAACAAGGAAGTGATGGACAAGGGCGCAGTGCTCAACTGGCCTGCCAATCATACGCTGATCTATCTCATGAAAGAGCGGGCCGGTGATCATGCCGCCTTCGAATCCGTGTATCAGAACAAACCGCTGGCGCTCGACAATCCCTTCCAGAGCATCACCTGGTGGGTTCGGGTCAATCGGGACTGGCTGTTCTTCGGTGCTGTTGATCCGTCCCTTGGCAAGAACAATCGCAATCGCGACCCGTCAGCCATCCTTGTTGGGGCATATGACAAAGAGAGCACCATTCTCGATATTGTCGAAGCCTCCATTCGCCGCCGCGTGCCCGATCTCATCATTGATGACATCATTGCCATGCAGCGGGAATATCACTGCCAGATGTGGTTCGCCGAGGTGGTCCAGTTCCAGGAGTTCCTGCGCACCGAGTTGATGAAGCGCGCGGCAAAAGCCGGTCTTGCCCTGCCTGCCTATCCGGTCACGCCGATCATTGACAAGAACTTGCGCATCGAGCGGCTGCAGATCCCGATCTCGGATGGCACCATCCGCCTGCACAAGAGCCAGCAGACCCTCATAGATCAGCTCCAGCAATGGCCCATGGCCGACCATGATGACGGTCCTGACTGTCTCGAAATGCTCTGGAAGCATGCCATCGAAATGGCCGCCACCACCCTGAGCGCCACCTCTATCACCACCGCCGCCCCGATCAGTCAGGGCGCGTTAGGAGGCTATCGACTATGA
- a CDS encoding N-acetylmuramidase domain-containing protein — protein sequence MSVVAQLRRGGGEVTDISTTIEAFASRIGCEVTVLRAILEVESGGDDYDDQGRLIILPEKHVFHRQLPKSLRKKALSLRLSASKWSRANYKGLGGKGSDQRWNLMERWARLDEEAALKSASYASFQGMGFNHRLCGYATVSEYVLSLAQSSTHCVEAFLSFLENSGLADELREKDWEGIARRYNGSGQVAYYSSLMRKAYARLGGSEDGRKSKPSSRLAMLRLGSSGYLVKALQERLCDLGYHVKVDSDFGPATRRAVVAFQVDHGLKTDGLVGPKTQAALEVAVPINRQLGNGRDGLTVSDLRKSGSDTVRKADWLTRLGGAVLGTGTLAGGLDGTDPGGLLDGLGQMTATLQSLRAQLSPIFSLIADNKWLAFGLVGLAIIFVAHQIKQRRLMDAQNWRHVG from the coding sequence ATGTCTGTTGTAGCCCAGTTGCGTCGAGGCGGTGGAGAAGTCACCGATATCTCAACCACCATTGAAGCCTTTGCCAGCCGGATCGGCTGTGAAGTCACCGTCCTTCGAGCCATTTTGGAGGTAGAAAGCGGTGGTGATGATTATGATGATCAGGGCCGCCTGATCATTCTCCCCGAAAAGCATGTCTTTCATCGCCAATTGCCGAAGAGCCTGCGCAAGAAGGCTCTGAGCTTGCGCCTGTCAGCGAGCAAATGGTCTCGTGCGAACTACAAGGGGCTGGGCGGCAAGGGATCCGATCAACGCTGGAACCTGATGGAAAGGTGGGCTCGGCTTGATGAGGAGGCCGCGCTCAAGTCAGCCTCTTATGCATCGTTTCAGGGAATGGGGTTTAATCACCGTCTTTGCGGCTATGCCACGGTCTCCGAGTATGTGCTGTCACTGGCTCAGTCCAGCACCCATTGCGTTGAAGCCTTCCTGTCCTTTCTAGAAAATTCCGGCCTTGCCGATGAGTTGCGCGAGAAGGACTGGGAGGGGATCGCCCGTCGCTACAATGGCTCCGGTCAGGTGGCCTATTATTCCAGCCTGATGCGCAAGGCATATGCTCGCCTTGGTGGATCAGAAGATGGCAGGAAGAGCAAACCATCCTCGCGTCTTGCCATGCTCCGTCTTGGGTCATCGGGCTATCTGGTCAAGGCCCTGCAGGAGCGGCTCTGTGACCTCGGCTATCACGTCAAGGTGGATAGCGATTTCGGTCCGGCTACCCGCCGTGCTGTTGTCGCGTTCCAGGTCGATCATGGCCTGAAGACAGACGGTCTCGTCGGCCCCAAAACGCAGGCCGCTCTTGAGGTCGCCGTGCCGATCAACCGGCAGCTCGGCAATGGCCGGGATGGTCTGACGGTCTCTGATCTACGCAAGTCCGGCTCTGACACCGTTAGAAAGGCCGATTGGCTAACGCGGCTTGGTGGTGCTGTTCTGGGTACAGGCACGCTCGCAGGTGGTCTGGATGGGACTGATCCTGGTGGCCTGTTGGATGGTCTGGGGCAAATGACTGCGACCTTGCAGTCCCTCCGGGCACAGCTTTCACCGATCTTCTCTTTGATCGCGGACAACAAGTGGTTGGCCTTTGGCCTCGTGGGTCTCGCCATCATCTTTGTTGCCCACCAGATCAAACAGCGCCGTTTGATGGATGCTCAGAACTGGAGGCATGTGGGATGA
- a CDS encoding DUF4041 domain-containing protein, whose translation MDPLTIVVIIFMISPFVLLVLWLIALSKLKKRKTQLSEANTSLNELREKYSEPINIEEMISALRDEKQKIEVDVEELRSSFTEKRTIMSKLEAQLAIYDDRLSFAELGVYEPHFDFGDSETYKAAIKEVREQQKQMVGSKEATVSAIGWTVDGSKSKGQTMMNRQIRLTLRAFNGEADAAIANARWNNVVAMEKRILNSAKQIDAANASTNLALNDDYVALKLDELHLTHEYREQLKTEKDERAEMARLEREEKKLIAEANAAAKREEEYSIQLEKARAEVGVDASRIAELEAQLAAAHAETERAQAMAQLTSSGYVYIISNVGSFGADIVKIGLTRRLDPNDRVKELGDASVPFTFDTHAMIYSEEAPALEHALHTEFADKRVNMANFRKEFFRVGLDEVEEAVKRLAPEASFFKDREAQEWHETLAKRAETLAQLQAGSSSKEIPMQI comes from the coding sequence ATGGATCCCCTCACAATCGTCGTTATCATTTTTATGATTTCACCCTTCGTACTCTTGGTCTTGTGGTTGATCGCGTTGTCCAAACTGAAGAAGCGCAAGACCCAGCTGTCTGAGGCAAATACGTCGCTAAACGAACTCCGGGAAAAATACTCAGAACCAATCAATATTGAAGAAATGATCTCCGCTTTGCGCGATGAGAAACAAAAGATTGAAGTGGACGTTGAGGAGCTCCGCTCAAGCTTCACCGAAAAACGAACGATAATGTCTAAACTCGAGGCACAATTAGCAATTTACGACGATAGGCTCTCGTTCGCTGAATTGGGTGTTTACGAACCCCACTTCGATTTCGGTGATAGCGAAACCTACAAAGCCGCTATCAAAGAAGTTCGGGAGCAACAGAAGCAAATGGTTGGATCAAAGGAGGCGACGGTTTCAGCGATTGGCTGGACCGTAGATGGTTCAAAATCCAAAGGCCAAACGATGATGAACCGGCAAATTCGCCTCACCTTAAGGGCCTTCAATGGCGAGGCGGATGCAGCTATTGCCAACGCTCGTTGGAATAACGTCGTCGCAATGGAAAAGCGGATATTAAACTCCGCAAAGCAAATTGACGCAGCCAACGCATCAACCAACCTTGCCCTGAATGATGACTATGTTGCTCTTAAACTGGACGAGCTTCACCTAACACACGAATACCGGGAGCAACTCAAAACTGAGAAAGACGAAAGAGCCGAAATGGCTCGTCTGGAACGCGAAGAAAAGAAGCTCATTGCTGAAGCCAATGCTGCTGCTAAAAGGGAAGAAGAATACTCTATACAGCTGGAGAAAGCTCGAGCAGAAGTAGGGGTGGATGCAAGTCGCATTGCAGAGCTCGAAGCGCAACTCGCTGCAGCACATGCCGAAACAGAGCGAGCTCAGGCAATGGCTCAGCTTACCTCATCCGGGTACGTGTATATAATTTCGAACGTTGGTTCATTTGGTGCTGACATTGTAAAAATCGGACTTACTCGCCGCTTGGACCCGAACGACAGGGTGAAGGAATTGGGGGACGCGAGCGTACCCTTCACATTTGATACACATGCCATGATCTATTCCGAAGAGGCACCCGCGCTTGAACATGCACTGCACACTGAATTTGCAGACAAAAGGGTGAACATGGCAAACTTCCGGAAAGAGTTCTTCCGAGTTGGACTGGATGAGGTTGAAGAGGCAGTTAAGAGGCTTGCTCCGGAGGCAAGCTTCTTTAAAGATCGGGAGGCGCAGGAGTGGCATGAAACTCTTGCCAAAAGAGCAGAGACCTTGGCCCAGCTTCAGGCTGGCAGCTCTTCTAAAGAAATTCCGATGCAAATCTAG
- a CDS encoding DUF3164 family protein yields MTEQVKTIPDGYMENAKGALVPIQTVKPEHIEEDALVRDLMAEAEDLNSRLAAFKQRALGNVEAFRELIAEKYGAKRGGKKGNVTLNSYDGSLQLVVAISESISFGPELEAAKALIDECIHDWSKDANANLRALIDDAFQVDKQGKISTGRVLGLRRLNIEDEKWLKAMEAISDALRVTGSKSYFRAYKRQQGSEERSPVSLDIASA; encoded by the coding sequence ATGACAGAGCAAGTGAAGACAATCCCGGACGGCTATATGGAGAATGCCAAAGGTGCCCTGGTTCCCATCCAGACCGTCAAACCGGAACATATCGAGGAAGATGCGTTGGTACGTGATCTGATGGCCGAAGCGGAGGATCTCAATTCCAGACTGGCAGCCTTCAAGCAAAGAGCGTTGGGTAACGTGGAAGCCTTCCGGGAATTGATCGCCGAGAAATACGGAGCCAAGCGTGGTGGCAAAAAGGGCAATGTCACGCTCAATAGCTATGACGGCTCGCTCCAGTTGGTGGTTGCCATCTCCGAGAGCATTTCCTTTGGGCCGGAACTGGAAGCCGCCAAGGCCCTGATTGATGAGTGCATCCATGACTGGAGCAAAGATGCCAACGCCAATTTGCGAGCCTTGATCGACGATGCCTTCCAGGTCGACAAACAGGGCAAGATCTCCACTGGCCGTGTTCTCGGACTGCGCCGCCTCAACATCGAAGATGAGAAATGGCTCAAGGCCATGGAGGCCATTTCTGATGCTCTGCGCGTCACCGGCTCCAAGAGCTACTTCCGAGCCTACAAGCGACAGCAGGGAAGCGAAGAGCGCAGCCCTGTTTCTCTCGATATCGCCAGCGCGTAA
- a CDS encoding PBECR2 nuclease fold domain-containing protein, with protein sequence MAQKKHQKLAAFADIGPFEEALDFHRQKVRLPTRAWSDLLHHGHDRAFVVAGAQKDAMLEDFQRAIDDAIAKGMPLKGWFDKDDTYHPGFLDRFDEIVKKHGWDYKGGRNWRVRVIYETNLKTAYAAGRYKQMTDPATLKAFPYWEYKHGWERIPLHPREEHEGWDGLILRADDPWWHTYYPPNGWKCGCGVRPVSRAKLKRIGKEGPDTAPSIQYQQKLDPGTGEKIRYPAGVDMGWGYAPGRTWADGTIPRELKNTGSRQLTLPHIDPLPDMKDVADPVQSEVLPKGMKDADYVSAFLAEFDAEGDEAKLFRDKAGQLLVIGTDLFKRPDGTTKLNSSRSVQLLRLAEALKDPDEIWVDWEWHTHLKRWVLKRRYLRAAPNLAGLSAFEWGNHGWSGTTIYNAETGRKRKPNPNQINTWRRGVLLFRRAKGKEEK encoded by the coding sequence GTGGCTCAAAAAAAACACCAAAAACTAGCTGCCTTTGCCGACATAGGGCCGTTTGAAGAGGCTCTGGACTTCCATCGCCAGAAGGTGCGCCTGCCGACCCGCGCCTGGTCCGACTTGCTCCATCATGGTCATGACCGGGCCTTTGTTGTGGCCGGGGCACAAAAGGACGCCATGCTGGAAGACTTCCAGAGGGCCATTGATGATGCCATCGCCAAGGGCATGCCGCTCAAGGGATGGTTCGATAAGGATGACACCTATCATCCCGGCTTTCTTGATCGCTTTGACGAGATCGTCAAAAAGCACGGCTGGGATTACAAGGGAGGACGCAACTGGCGTGTCCGCGTCATCTATGAGACCAATCTCAAAACCGCCTATGCTGCTGGCCGCTACAAGCAGATGACCGATCCGGCAACCCTTAAGGCCTTCCCATACTGGGAATACAAGCATGGTTGGGAACGGATTCCTCTTCATCCGCGTGAAGAGCATGAAGGCTGGGATGGCCTCATCCTCCGGGCCGATGATCCATGGTGGCATACCTACTATCCGCCCAATGGCTGGAAGTGCGGCTGTGGCGTTCGCCCTGTCAGTCGGGCTAAGCTCAAGCGCATTGGCAAGGAAGGCCCCGATACCGCGCCTTCCATCCAGTATCAGCAGAAACTGGACCCCGGCACAGGTGAGAAAATCCGCTACCCTGCTGGTGTCGATATGGGCTGGGGCTATGCTCCAGGCAGGACATGGGCAGATGGAACCATTCCGCGCGAACTGAAGAATACCGGTTCAAGGCAGCTTACGCTTCCCCATATAGACCCGTTGCCTGATATGAAGGACGTTGCTGATCCCGTTCAGTCCGAGGTTCTGCCCAAAGGAATGAAGGATGCTGACTATGTTTCGGCGTTCTTGGCGGAATTCGACGCTGAAGGAGATGAAGCAAAGCTCTTTCGCGATAAGGCTGGGCAGTTGTTGGTTATCGGAACTGACCTGTTCAAACGGCCAGATGGCACAACAAAGCTCAATTCATCCCGCTCGGTTCAGCTCTTAAGGCTTGCCGAAGCGCTCAAGGATCCCGATGAAATCTGGGTGGACTGGGAATGGCACACTCATCTCAAAAGATGGGTCCTGAAACGCCGTTATCTCCGGGCAGCACCCAATCTGGCAGGTCTAAGCGCTTTTGAATGGGGCAATCACGGCTGGAGCGGCACCACCATCTATAACGCTGAGACTGGTCGGAAACGGAAACCAAATCCCAACCAGATCAACACCTGGCGTCGTGGGGTGCTGTTGTTTCGCAGGGCAAAAGGGAAAGAGGAAAAATAA
- a CDS encoding DUF935 family protein, whose product MSRKSRRNRARRRAAQQVVQQTAQTRLPKQGGQLIATVQNDITVPFYSDILVPQDTTIREKGPHKGLRLYDEVMKDGRAKATLSKRYSKITRREWVVEAASEDAKDIDARDGMEEILNALPFDAICKDLSKAILKGFAISEIVWGRNGDGHVVPVRIKAHDPSRFVFDKDWNPRLLVPENSIEGIKLPARKFIVHRFDAEGNNPYGLGLGSVLFWHVLFKREGVSFWMKFLDKFAAPIPFGKYAVGTPKKEQDQLLNSLMAMVQQGALVAPIGTEVSFLEAARSGNASYEEWCRFWDEQTSEVVLGSTLSTSLKGQGSRAASQTHAEETDSIIDDDCDQLSDTLNPTLIKWISELNWPDANPPTVWRPRPRNESEEEDQKTKRATRQQSEIRSLDAARKQGFEPKDVQDWLSSVFDVEMVPVELTAPQTAEPEDNATFADDDSPIAHLIDQLEELAGPQQQAWLDHIQERLSKVVSFSEASQVLLELSGELEIDPMGRVMGNAIALSEITGRSDVFDDTGIYPSGSRGSKKTPKTSCLCRHRAV is encoded by the coding sequence ATGAGCCGCAAATCCCGCCGTAACCGTGCTCGCCGCCGTGCCGCCCAGCAAGTGGTGCAACAAACTGCACAGACGAGGTTGCCCAAACAGGGTGGCCAGTTGATCGCGACAGTGCAGAATGACATCACCGTTCCCTTCTACTCAGATATCCTTGTTCCACAGGATACGACCATCAGGGAGAAGGGGCCGCATAAGGGCCTCAGGCTCTATGATGAGGTGATGAAGGATGGCCGGGCCAAGGCGACCCTTAGCAAGCGCTACAGCAAGATCACCCGGCGCGAATGGGTGGTCGAGGCGGCAAGCGAGGATGCAAAGGATATCGACGCGAGGGACGGCATGGAGGAGATCCTCAATGCCCTGCCGTTTGATGCCATATGTAAGGACCTCTCCAAAGCCATTCTCAAGGGCTTTGCCATCTCGGAAATCGTCTGGGGCCGCAATGGGGACGGGCATGTGGTGCCGGTCAGGATCAAGGCCCATGACCCAAGCCGCTTTGTCTTTGACAAGGACTGGAACCCGCGCCTTCTGGTGCCGGAGAATTCCATAGAAGGCATCAAGCTGCCCGCTCGCAAGTTCATCGTCCATCGGTTCGATGCTGAAGGAAACAATCCTTACGGCCTGGGGCTTGGCTCCGTCCTTTTCTGGCATGTACTGTTCAAGCGCGAGGGCGTCTCCTTCTGGATGAAGTTCCTCGACAAGTTTGCAGCTCCCATTCCGTTCGGCAAATATGCGGTGGGTACGCCCAAGAAGGAACAGGACCAGTTGCTCAATTCGCTGATGGCGATGGTCCAGCAAGGGGCGCTTGTTGCCCCCATTGGCACCGAGGTCAGCTTTCTGGAAGCAGCCCGTTCGGGCAATGCCTCCTACGAGGAATGGTGCCGGTTCTGGGATGAGCAGACCTCCGAGGTGGTTCTCGGCAGCACCCTGTCGACCAGCCTCAAGGGGCAAGGGTCTCGTGCCGCGTCTCAAACCCATGCCGAAGAAACCGACAGCATTATCGATGATGATTGCGATCAGCTTTCCGATACGCTCAACCCGACCCTCATCAAATGGATATCGGAGCTGAACTGGCCCGATGCCAATCCACCGACCGTGTGGCGTCCGCGCCCTCGCAATGAAAGCGAAGAGGAAGACCAGAAGACAAAACGGGCCACCCGCCAGCAGTCAGAAATCCGCTCTCTTGATGCGGCCCGCAAACAGGGCTTTGAACCCAAGGATGTCCAGGACTGGCTCTCCTCCGTCTTTGACGTTGAGATGGTGCCGGTCGAGCTGACCGCGCCTCAAACAGCAGAGCCAGAGGACAACGCGACCTTTGCTGATGATGACAGCCCGATTGCTCATCTGATTGATCAGTTGGAAGAGCTGGCGGGACCGCAGCAGCAAGCATGGCTCGATCATATCCAGGAACGCCTGTCGAAGGTGGTTAGCTTCTCGGAGGCCTCTCAGGTCTTGCTGGAGCTGTCCGGCGAACTGGAGATCGACCCCATGGGCCGGGTGATGGGCAACGCCATCGCTCTTTCCGAGATCACGGGCCGATCCGATGTTTTTGACGACACAGGCATCTATCCTTCTGGGTCGCGTGGCTCAAAAAAAACACCAAAAACTAGCTGCCTTTGCCGACATAGGGCCGTTTGA
- a CDS encoding DUF1804 family protein encodes MAHKDEKRTDARRAYIREQQSIPVIALSIGVSEATVRRWKRDARQSGDNWDVARAAHVIAGEGLETVVSGVVEQFVTLFKATIEQLQDDGGLSPEERVKAMASLSDAFNKMVASAGRVAPKISELGVANDVLQRQAEFIREFYPQHAAAFLEILEPFGERLVEVYG; translated from the coding sequence ATGGCGCATAAAGACGAAAAAAGGACCGATGCCCGCAGGGCCTATATCCGGGAGCAACAGTCCATCCCGGTCATTGCCTTGTCTATTGGCGTGTCCGAGGCCACCGTGCGCCGCTGGAAGCGGGACGCCAGGCAAAGCGGCGACAACTGGGATGTGGCACGTGCTGCGCACGTGATTGCGGGAGAAGGGCTGGAGACGGTTGTCTCCGGCGTCGTCGAGCAGTTCGTCACCCTGTTCAAGGCCACCATCGAGCAATTGCAGGATGACGGCGGCCTGTCGCCCGAAGAGCGGGTCAAGGCCATGGCCAGTCTATCCGATGCCTTCAACAAGATGGTTGCCAGTGCGGGCCGTGTCGCACCGAAGATTTCTGAGTTGGGTGTTGCCAATGATGTCTTGCAGCGACAGGCCGAGTTCATCCGCGAATTCTATCCCCAGCATGCCGCCGCCTTTCTGGAAATCCTAGAACCCTTTGGAGAACGGCTTGTGGAGGTCTATGGATGA